The segment ATATGTCCCATCATGAGTTTATTTAGCAACATCATTCTTTAAGATATCCTATGTTGATACATATACCATTATAGAAATatactttgaatttttttttatcagttcgttatactaattaaacaaaaaatCTGTTGATAAACCCTAGCATATTTGACTATTTTGACATGTAAATTTATATGGTTATAGTTCTCATATAATAAATTTTATGGTATAAAAAGATACGTTAATGGACACGAATGTTATAAAAtcctaaagtagattgctattttggATAAAAGCGGGACAAAAATGAGAAATGCTAATAGTGTTAAATGTGCTTATATGTCAAAGTAGTTTAGTAACTGTGTGGGTACATGTCAATATATATGTTAGATTGATAGTGATGTAAAAAGACGTGAAGGGGAACAAAGAGGGAATGAATTCCAAAGTAGAATTTTATTGTGTTGCAAAATGGGACAAAAGTAGATTCACCAAGGTAttggtatttatcatgttttatagGTTGTAAAATATGAGAATTTTGTTTATACATTCTACAACATGTATTTAGATAGGAATGGTACAAAGAACACAaatatttgacaaaaaaaaaaattcaaattacgTCGCTATTAAGTGAAATTGCAAGACAAAATGTGAAATGAGTGTAAGACACTCCGTAACAAGATATAGAACTTGAGTACTAGTTTGAAACATCATACTAAGGTTGTGGGTAGTAGAAAAAAGCTTAGACTACTCAAAGATTGATAAGCCCCAAACTTTATTGATTCATAGCTTAAGGGCAAAATGGGTGACATTTTTCTGGTTGTGCTGGATAGAAAATGGTCCCAAGGGTATTTCAGTCTTTTATCTGTTTATTTTCCTGTTAGTGGGAACAACATCTGATTATGTTGGCTGATTATTCCCTTTTGTGTTGTCTCTAGTAGTAGTATATGTAGTCCTTTTTATTTTAGGGAGTCAGTAGCTAAGAATTAATATGTAAAATGAACTTTGTTCTTCTTGGAGAGTCCATTCCTCTCGAATGAATGGGAAAACCCTAATCTATCTTATCAGTTCGTAGTTTGATTATCAATGGAATTTGTATCTTGTTCAAGAATGTAGTTTGATTAGACTACTCAAGGATAAGAGCCATGAATAGCATGTTATTATATATAAGTTTAAATGTAAATTAGTGATTGGTTTACAAGGTACCCCTTGGAAACTAGTATGAAAACCAGGTATTGGTATACCAACGCTCATTCCAATCTCAAATCACATCAATCCTTCCCAACTTggagtttcaaaaaaaaaaggtatttgtatagtatgatgaCTTGTAATGTCATTTACCCTTTCTAAGCCTAGGTATAAATAGTTTTATCTTTCCTCCATTTTAGGTTTAATGCATCTCTTATCGTTtactctttaatatatatataatcaaagctTCTGTTACTACATCacaattaattaatcaaatcagtCCTAACATCTCTCTATTTTTGTGGGTGAATACAGATTTACTTTGTTGGAGGTGTTTTGGTGTCTGAAGCATCAGGACTCTGAGTAAAAATCGGGTTTagtgttttttatatatatatttacacaCTACGCAGCAAGGACAAGAACCTTGATTGTCCCTTGACTATTTGCTGTCAACATAGTTGGACTATCAGTTTTCCAACACACAGCACTAATGAAATATGATCCAGGGTCATCTCCCCCACCTTCATTTGTCTCAGAACTAAACCTATGCCATGCTGCAGGCCTCGAAATATCCtacaatttataataaaaaaatatatataataaattaaatcTCATGATGGAAAAGTACAAGTAAATCAAGCTTACCTTGTGGTACACAAAAACTTCATTAGTCTCACTGCCACAAGCTATGTAATCATTACTCACAGTTAGGCCAACAAAATTCTTCTCGTTCGTGTGTCCTCTAAACGTTCTTAACTGTGGAAACaagttaataattaaaataataaaaaaagtataAAAGTGAGATtgttgtgtttatatatataactACAAGTACAAGTACATACTGGGATGTTTTGTTTGACGTCCCATAAACGTAAAGTGTTGTCTGTAGAGGCAGAAGCGAGCTCGGTGTTGGAGACGAATTTTACGTATGAAACGGCTTTTCGGTGGCCACTGAATACGTGTAACGGTTGACTTATGTTTCTCAAGTCGTAATAGTGGATGTGGTGATCTGCTGAACCTACCTACAAGCCAAGGTATATCATgttatcatatatataatgaaagtTTGATGATGGTGGTGAATAAAAGAGAGGAATGAATGTAAAGTGTAAACATACTGCGATATGAAAACTAGATCCGGGATTGTACTTGACTGAACAGATATTTGCTTTCATGTCAATGTTAAGGGCAGATGCTTCTTGTTTTGTACACCAAATCTTTACCTGTTGAAGAAAGGCCAATATAAGAATCAAACAGACTGCACTACACAGAACCAAAACTCAAAACTTGGTGTTTAAAATTGCAGTACCTTGCAGTCATCACTTCCGGAAACTAGCATTGTAGGTTCGGTGCGTGAGAAATCAACGCTCCATGCTCGTTTCTCATGCTCCTCATACTCCATAATACTCtgagtcaaagttaaagtcaacagcCGAGTTTAGTTTATATTGTTATTTGTTAGTtagaaaacaaacaaataaattacCTGGCGAGTATTTACATCCCATACAGTCACAATGCCCTCATAATCACTACTTGCTATATGGCTTTTAGTGTACTTATTCCAGCTCAAACAACTAAGTTTGGAACGCGTTGACATTTCCACTATAGGACACTGCATTTCTTCTTGTTCATTCACCACCTGTAAAAACACTTCTGTAAGTGAAATTATTTATAAACTTTTCTCATTTAACAAAACTTGTTGGTTCAAAATATCAACAAGGAAAAGTGAAGATCTTTACGACTTACAGAAGCAAAATCGAAAACCTTGATACGTCGTGAGACTCCAGCAGTAGCAAAAAATTCATCGTCTCGATCGAACTCTATACTGCAAGTGtcaagtaaaaaaaataattaaaaaaatatgggaATCagtaaaattaacataaaatctATGCTGAAGAGAAACCTTGATACGATATTGGCTGAATGGAAAAGATCCCCATGCCTAAGTTCAGCAACAACCCGTAACCGACTAtggaaaaaacaaacaaaacaaaattcaGTGTATAGATTTTATGAATGGTATACggaatcaaataataataattaatattgTATCTGACCTGTATCGTGTAAAAGAAGAAAGCACAGATTGAAAATCCTTAAGTcctggatgatgatgatgataacctTCTCTTTGTACATGATTAGAATCCTTTTCTTCCTGCTTCTGACCATGTTTTGCCCAATATCTCCGTTTGTGCAAGTAACACTCTTGCAAGTCGTTGAACTGATGCAAGTAAAGCTTTTAACTACTTTAATGGTGATTTGAGATTATATCAGAACAATGTTTTCAATCCATTAAAGCTTTTGAAGTAAAGATTATAAAGTGAGGACTTCATATAAGTCTTTATCAAATGACTTGTGAGGTCCAAACCTTTTTCGATAACCTAGATATACTGTACATTAATTGAAGATTTGGATATCCAATTGTTGATGACGTAGCAATTTGTCTTGCGTGTCCTGGAGGGGGTCGTTGTTGGTTTGACTAATGAACAAGTGTATCATAGGTAGGCGCGACTAGAATTCCACAAGAGGAATACAAATCTTTCGTAAAGAATGGTGTTTTGTAAAGAAAAAACAGTTCGTTTACAATTTACGACATCAAcccttttatataaaaaaaaattttataaaaaaaaaaaaaaaaaaaaaaaaggtaagtccaaattcaataagtaaaaagaGCACTAACCTGTGCATGAACACGCCTCTTTCTTGCTACAGCTACTCCTGGTTGAGTAGTATTCTGTGAATCTGCCCCACTGCCAGCATCCTTTCTTTGAAGTGGTTGAGAGGTTATAGGAGGAGCTTCCACATCAGCAGCAGCTGCCCTACTTTGTGAAGCACCTCCACCCAACCAAAATTGGCCTCCTTTAACACTCTTTCCAATAGACATATTGCTGCTGTTACGTTTGTCCATCAATGAAGGCCATGATGATCTTACATTAGGATCATCAGAAAGCATCCTTAGTTTTACTGAGTATCTTTCTCGTGCTCTATACAGCTCTACTCTTTGTCTCTCCACAGCATTTATGTCTTCTTTAATGTACTGAAGATCATTTTGTATCTacaattttaaaaatattataatattaggATCACTCATCACTTAGAAAGTTAGAATCACATGAATAAGCTAAAAGTGGTAAAAGAGTGAAGGACCTCGTTTAGCTCTTCAAGCTTTTGCTTTCGTAAGCAATGCAAAAATTCGCGCATAATTTGCAGATTTGTCTCGGCTTCTTCTTGCtccatttttcttttcttttcagcaAGAAGAACCAAGAGGATGTCCACCTCCTTGACTGAAACATTGCATCCCTGTCTAATAAAAAATATGAGTCATGTTTCTAGTTCTACACACAAAATGTCaaatttatttgatattttacacCACCAAATATGGACTTCATGAATAATTTTCTTCCTATATATGTATTATGTTGGTAGGTAGAAATGTAATCACTTCATTGATATAATCCATCCATCTCTAATTCAAAATGGAACAGATTTTACTAAGGATTACTTAATATTGAGTTGTGCATCGTGCATTTTTAACTAGGTTTAAGGTTAGGGAGTACGTGTTTTTTTCCTGTTTGGCCCAAAAACAAACTATATAAGACTATTTTTATTAACATATTGTTTGAATGCAAATATTTAACTAAATGCTATATATGCTGATGAAATTAGTACTTTACTTTCAAAGCAGCTTAAGACTACATTGAGTTGACTATTCTAATATTGGAACTTGCACAATCAAACTAAAAATGAAATGATTTGTATTTCTAATATTGGAACTTACATCAACATTCAACATAAAAAAAACATCTCAATTGGACAATAATTTCAATTAAGGTAATCAAAATAGCTGGTCGATAACTGACCTGTTGAAGTGCTTGACGAAGCTGTTCAGTAGGAGAAGCATGTTTGGCTATATGGCTTGCTGAAGCTTTGATTAATAGCTGCAGAAAATGCCAAAAATCCAGAGCATAAACAGTAATTATACTTTGATACTTACACAATCATGCTCATAAGTAAGATTTTCATATATGGAAAGTAGAATTTTCAACAAGGTCTTTATCAATGAATATTGATATTACTGTAGCTAGGCAAAGCCAATTGGAAGCTTTTACTCCCTAATTTAAGCGATTTGAGAAAACATTTCCATTTCCTAGAAATTGCATCCTCCATCTAGCAGTAAGAATACATATTAAGTGACAGTGATTCCTTACTGAGTTCAGAATTgaccttaattgatttaattatGGCGAGCCTTTAAAGACTACATGCTTAAAAGAAGCATTTGCAATCATAAAAGAGTTGGAACTTTAAAGACTAAAATCATTAAGTCATTTTATGCCATCTGGGAAACACTGGCTTTGGATTTCAAGTACCAAAGTAATAGTTAAATACACATGTTTTCTCCATAAAATAAAATGCATGAATCAACAAGTTAACAAGTATCATACTATCATTGGAACT is part of the Lactuca sativa cultivar Salinas chromosome 7, Lsat_Salinas_v11, whole genome shotgun sequence genome and harbors:
- the LOC111890907 gene encoding E3 ubiquitin-protein ligase COP1 isoform X2, whose translation is MLLLLNSFVKHFNRQGCNVSVKEVDILLVLLAEKKRKMEQEEAETNLQIMREFLHCLRKQKLEELNEIQNDLQYIKEDINAVERQRVELYRARERYSVKLRMLSDDPNVRSSWPSLMDKRNSSNMSIGKSVKGGQFWLGGGASQSRAAAADVEAPPITSQPLQRKDAGSGADSQNTTQPGVAVARKRRVHAQFNDLQECYLHKRRYWAKHGQKQEEKDSNHVQREGYHHHHPGLKDFQSVLSSFTRYSRLRVVAELRHGDLFHSANIVSSIEFDRDDEFFATAGVSRRIKVFDFASVVNEQEEMQCPIVEMSTRSKLSCLSWNKYTKSHIASSDYEGIVTVWDVNTRQSIMEYEEHEKRAWSVDFSRTEPTMLVSGSDDCKVKIWCTKQEASALNIDMKANICSVKYNPGSSFHIAVGSADHHIHYYDLRNISQPLHVFSGHRKAVSYVKFVSNTELASASTDNTLRLWDVKQNIPLRTFRGHTNEKNFVGLTVSNDYIACGSETNEVFVYHKDISRPAAWHRFSSETNEGGGDDPGSYFISAVCWKTDSPTMLTANSQGTIKVLVLAA
- the LOC111890907 gene encoding E3 ubiquitin-protein ligase COP1 isoform X1: MGGGGGSIGGAIVPSVKSGLPAPSSELPAPAPIPPPPVYQLHPPQVPASDRAVVEAEVREDDREAEETDKDLLCPICMQIIKDAFLTSCGHSFCYLCIVTHLQNKSDCPSCASYLTTNQIFPNFLLNKLLIKASASHIAKHASPTEQLRQALQQGCNVSVKEVDILLVLLAEKKRKMEQEEAETNLQIMREFLHCLRKQKLEELNEIQNDLQYIKEDINAVERQRVELYRARERYSVKLRMLSDDPNVRSSWPSLMDKRNSSNMSIGKSVKGGQFWLGGGASQSRAAAADVEAPPITSQPLQRKDAGSGADSQNTTQPGVAVARKRRVHAQFNDLQECYLHKRRYWAKHGQKQEEKDSNHVQREGYHHHHPGLKDFQSVLSSFTRYSRLRVVAELRHGDLFHSANIVSSIEFDRDDEFFATAGVSRRIKVFDFASVVNEQEEMQCPIVEMSTRSKLSCLSWNKYTKSHIASSDYEGIVTVWDVNTRQSIMEYEEHEKRAWSVDFSRTEPTMLVSGSDDCKVKIWCTKQEASALNIDMKANICSVKYNPGSSFHIAVGSADHHIHYYDLRNISQPLHVFSGHRKAVSYVKFVSNTELASASTDNTLRLWDVKQNIPLRTFRGHTNEKNFVGLTVSNDYIACGSETNEVFVYHKDISRPAAWHRFSSETNEGGGDDPGSYFISAVCWKTDSPTMLTANSQGTIKVLVLAA